From one Plasmodium coatneyi strain Hackeri chromosome 9, complete sequence genomic stretch:
- a CDS encoding SICA antigen, whose protein sequence is GAVWDGMKRMFHELTKRLQNDKNEFKKLCEEVHLQDTTEGTIKKEICKALVQIKLFMSGIKVQDDNAGYGFDVENMEEVESYLRCMIGTVAASKLFKEHSCLGDVAEYVVGILGMFLDAEELKGKKGKCGNFDFRTVKLGKELIGKEIEKWVKSAKGDIGIIRETNKHNACKKTSKEDRRADAKGGQDQGLIRKLFGIEDDTQLKEMADTSNSLSEEGAKEVLQKVKEGRITDDKMLQQEVDSKIQKEKEEASQPQSSGAGEHCKDKKYLCERALCVADYYREDSGKKPNWDKMWGDVNGYVDKLSTGILNKRAETEQYCNGSSGTNKEVCQVITAGLKHIYEIKEEKIGGEKKNNQLFNQTMACVLLNALIRKLKEKQSPCNIDIGIEKAFNVAEQYRKNWCVNKNRGDCDLCDQEKEYKNCQLGGKNLWEEVKTKLEGNQQITQTLSTIDTLCKDCSKEDNLCARTKCVARKWGINKREDATWSNMESDINKEASEMFKKISQDTSKSIANYCSDSDPSSRRVTDPEIKACKLISRGLKHIYEIKEDKSDDTEQKRKDNQLFKQTMMCLLLNAYADELKKQVKSPCEVSEQTIAQSFEEGNKELTKSCKGKNSEKGHCVQCDRYDQYADCQIDSEKIGDKLETMLRKDGNVQQTLTDISTINNTLCDRAQCVTTQWTRDRRQGGQTKWEYHIWDDKDMEKILNAICAAIANGYMNEAGACKNIVDKDNTTSEAKKLACQLITAGLRYIYGIMEDQKGTTEERKRNDKIFKQTMACMALNVFAKEILKGRCKITEEILTQTFEDGKGLYTTMCSSSNNCQKCEWDSCSKPTFNNSQLRQKIKEELLKNAEINKTLEEICKKDTQPEAAPAAPAEKTPVMKAKEDGYDSQVNGGTGVLRAPSPSLGGGDDKVSQSPAKDDLQGPPDGIPAGPGVGTQGSGGGISSQSTSSSGGGGKSEALPKTPKTLKVVNVKEEGMVDPSDLTPYLPYLPLAPVFIGMSAMSYLLWKYFGILRKTRKRYRRAHQIRGPSLEQKIVDHVDQDGPQVLNECQKGDLHSTKEDFFEILVQEFMGSEFMKEENVPKEQVPSSDSGFRVHVPKEDFLKEDVPSSDSAFREDDFVPKEEFPSVDVPKEEFPSIDVPKECVPSLNSGFREEESVPKEDVPGGNVPEEQVPCSDSGFRKEDVLPKEQ, encoded by the exons GGCGCCGTATGGGATGGTATGAAGAGAATGTTTCATGAATTAACGAAACGTTTACAGAATGATAAGAACGAGTTCAAAAAACTCTGTGAAGAAGTACACCTTCAGGACACaacagaaggaacaataaagaAAGAGATCTGCAAAGCATTAGTACAAATAAAGTTATTCATGAGTGGAATTAAAGTACAAGATGATAATGCTGGATATGGATTCGACGTGGAGAACATGGAAGAAGTAGAGTCTTATTTGAGGTGTATGATTGGGACTGTAGCAGCCTCAAAATTATTCAAAGAACACAGCTGCCTGGGGGATGTCGCTGAGTATGTAGTAGGAATACTTGGGATGTTTTTGGATGCGGAGGAattgaaggggaaaaaagggaaatgtggAAATTTCGATTTCCGAACTGTAAAATTAGGCAAAGAGCTAATCGGGAAGGAAATAGAGAAATGGGTGAAGAGCGCTAAAGGGGATATAGGGATAATAAGGGAAACAAATAAACACAACGCATGTAAAAAGACGAGTAAGGAAGACCGCAGGGCCGATGCCAAGGGGGGTCAGGACCAGGGGCTTATTCGCAAACTATTTGGTATAGAGGATGACACACAACTGAAGGAAATGGCCGATACAAGCAACAGTTTATCGGAGGAAGGTGCTAAGGAAGTACtgcaaaaagtgaaggaaggaagaataacgGATGATAAGATGCTGCAACAGGAGGTTGATTCTAAAATacaaaaagagaaggaggaagcaagTCAACCACAATCAAGTGGAGCAG GTGAACACTGTAAGGACAAGAAATACTTATGTGAACGTGCACTGTGTGTAGCAGACTATTACCGTGAAGACAGTGGGAAGAAACCAAACTGG GATAAAATGTGGGGTGATGTGAATGGTTATGTGGACAAACTCTCTACGGGTATATTAAATAAGAGGGCAGAAACTGAGCAGTATTGTAATGGCTCCAGTGGGACTAATAAGGAGGTTTGTCAGGTGATTACTGCAGGATTAAAGCATATTTAtgaaattaaagaagaaaagattggtggggagaagaagaacaaccaaTTATTTAATCAAACTATGGCCTGCGTCTTATTAAATGCATTAATACGGAAATTGAAGGAGAAGCAATCTCCCTGTAACATAGACATAGGCATAGAAAAGGCTTTCAATGTGGCAGAACAATATAGGAAAAACTGGTGCGTAAATAAGAACAGGGGCGATTGTGACCTGTGTGAtcaggaaaaggaatataaaaattgtcaaTTGGGAGGGAAGAACCTatgggaagaagtaaaaacaaaactTGAAGGGAATCAACAAATAACACAAACTCTGTCTACTATAGATACTTTAT GTAAAGACTGTAGTAAGGAGGATAACTTATGTGCTCGTACAAAGTGCGTAGCAAGGAAATGGGGAATAAACAAAAGAGAGGATGCAACTTGG AGTAATATGGAGAGTGATATTAACAAGGAGGCCTCAGAAATGTTTAAGAAAATATCTCAGGATACCAGCAAAAGTATTGCAAATTATTGTAGTGATTCAGATCCAAGTAGTAGAAGAGTCACTGACCCAGAGATAAAAGCATGCAAGCTCATTAGTAGAGGGTTAAAGCATATTTATGAAATTAAAGAAGACAAAAGTGACGATACggaacagaaaaggaaagataaTCAGTTATTTAAGCAAACTATGATGTGCCTCCTCCTCAACGCTTATGCAGATGAATTGAAGAAGCAGGTGAAATCTCCCTGTGAGGTCAGTGAGCAAACAATAGCACAATCatttgaggaaggaaataaggaaCTTACGAAATCGTGTAAGGGTAAAAATAGTGAGAAGGGTCATTGCGTTCAGTGTGATAGGTATGATCAATATGCAGATTGCCAAATAGACAGTGAAAAGATAGGGGACAAATTGGAAACAATGCTCAGGAAAGATGGGAACGTACAACAAACTCTAACTGATATAAGTACTATAAATAATACCTTATGTGATCGCGCCCAGTGCGTAACAACACAATGGACTAGGGATAGGAGACAAGGGGGCCAAACGAAATGGGAG TATCACATTTGGGATGATAAggacatggaaaaaatattgaatGCCATATGTGCGGCTATTGCTAATGGATACATGAACGAAGCAGGTGCATGCAAGAACATTGTAGATAAGGATAATACAACTTCAGAAGCAAAGAAATTAGCATGTCAACTTATAACTGCAGGTttaaggtatatatatggtattaTGGAAGATCAGAAGGGCACTACGGAGGAGCGCAAAAGAAAtgacaaaatatttaaacaaactATGGCTTGTATGGCATTAAATGTATTCGCAAAAGAAATACTGAAAGGAAGATGTAAAATCACGGAGGAAATATTAACACAAACATTTGAGGACGGAAAGGGTCTCTACACCACTATGTGTTCCAGTAGCAATAATTGTCAAAAATGTGAGTGGGACAGTTGTTCAAAGCCTACATTTAATAATAGCCAACTacggcaaaaaataaaagaggagCTCCTGAAGAATgcagaaataaataaaacttTGGAGGAGATATGTAAAAAGGATACGCAACCAGAAGCTGCTCCTGCAGCACCAGCAGAAAAAACTCCAGTTAtgaaagcaaaagaagaCGGTTACGACAGTCAGGTGAATGGTGGTACTGGTGTTCTACGAGCTCCTAGTCCTTCtcttggtggtggtgatgatAAGGTCAGTCAGAGTCCTGCCAAAGATGATTTACAAGGTCCTCCAGATGGTATTCCAGCTGGTCCAGGTGTTGGGActcagggttcagggggaGGTATTAGTTCTCAGAGTACAAGTTCATCAGGaggtggaggaaaaagtgaagctCTTCCAAAAACACCGAAGACTCTGAAAGTAGTGAacgtaaaggaggaagggatggTCGACCCTTCCgaccttaccccataccttccttacctccctCTGGCTCCTGTCTTCATTGGTATGTCTGCTATGAgctatctcctttggaag tattTTGGAATACTTCGCaagacaagaaaacgttaccGAAGAGCACATCAAATACGTggtccctccttagaacaaaagattgttgaccatgtggaccaggatggtccac aagtcttaaacGAATGTCAGAAAGGGGACCtccattcgacgaaggaagatttttttgaaattttggttcaagaattcatGGGATCTGAatttatgaaggaagaaaacgttcctaaggaacaggttccaagttcagattccgggtttagggttcatgttcctaaggaggatTTTCTTAAGGAGgatgttccaagttcagattccgcaTTTAGAGAGGatgactttgttcctaaggaagaatttcctagtgttgatgttcctaaggaagaatttCCTAGtattgatgttcctaaggaatgtgttccaAGTTTaaattccgggtttagggaggaagaatctgttcctaaggaggatgTTCCTGGGGGaaatgttcctgaggaacaggttccatgttcagattccgggtttaggaaAGAAGAcgttcttcctaaggaacag
- a CDS encoding KIR protein translates to MTGTVTLGANHLALLPSKSDLYGKLPGGTGRSDYCTDQSKVGDAENGVGAYLGKGDQAKKFVKAWCYIHQMMRVNSLNDELCYQFYYWLGGMVSKSQNGQTSFQTVMDSIYKDLKSSTLGNICTNLYPSIDQSAFEQRKIMYDYTQDYLSILGYSSTGDETCDTAYHDHLEKLKGACDPITSHCNEDTNKNGLYCTWFAGKKDEYCKPDKLSKLTCKKVMNPGSSGPGSTGTWNPDSSGSGSIGTWNPGSSGSGSTGHQSPGSSGPGSTGTWKPGSSGPGSTGTWNPGSSGTGSTGNQNTGSPRPGFTGTWNPGSSGTGSTGNQNTGSPRPGSTASQAGGSAVIPGAVSGALAAVGLPALAYFFYKYKSHLFLFSLKGNNHSGNGRMSRRKRSLRREFNDFEGEDDSTEYDLATEYSSEYSIPYTSSSSR, encoded by the exons atgaCGGGGACAGTCACATTAGGG gccAACCATTTGGCTCTATTGCCTTCAAAATCAGATTTATATGGAAAATTACCGGGGGGAACGGGACGTTCAGACTATTGTACAGATCAGAGCAAAGTGGGGGATGCGGAGAATGGAGTGGGAGCTTATCTTGGGAAAGGGGACCAAGCTAAGAAATTTGTAAAAGCTTGGTGTTATATACATCAGATGATGAGGGTCAATAGTCTTAATGATGAGTTATGTTATCAATTCTATTATTGGCTGGGAGGTATGGTATCGAAAAGTCAAAATGGCCAAACTTCATTTCAAACCGTCATGGATTCGATTTACAAGGACCTAAAGAGCTCAACTCTTGGGAATATATGCACTAACCTATACCCAAGTATTGACCAAAGTGCTTTCgaacaaaggaaaataatgtaTGATTACACCCAAGACTACTTGTCTATTCTAGGATATTCATCTACAGGGGACGAAACATGTGATACAGCATATCACGATCATTTAGAAAAACTGAAGGGGGCATGTGATCCTATCACATCACACTGCAACGAAGACACAAATAAGAATGGTTTATATTGTACGTGGTTTGCAGGGAAGAAAGATGAATACTGTAAACCAGACAAACTAtcaaaattaacatgcaaaaaagttatgaaccctggttcttctggtcccggttccactggaacctggaatccagattcttctggttccggttctatTGGAACGTGGAACCCCGGTTCTTCGggttccggttctacaggaCATCAGTCTCCTGGTTCCTCCGGTCCAGGTAGTactggaacctggaaacCCGGATCCTCTGGACCAGGTTCCAcgggaacttggaatccaggttcttctggtaccggttccacgggaaaccagaacactggtagtccaagaccaggttttactggaacctggaacccaggttcttccggtactGGTTCTACGGGAAAccagaacactggtagtccaagaccaggtTCTACAGCTTCCCAAGCTGGTGGAAGTGCTGTTATACCTggtgctgtgtctggtgcattagctgcagtGGGACTTCCTGCCttagcatactttttttacaagtataaatcacacctcttcctcttctcccttaaggggaataaccactctggaaatggaagaatgagcagaagaaaaaggtcccttaggagagaatttaatgaTTTTGAGGGGGAAGACGACTCAACGGAGTACGACCTAGCAACGGAATattcgtccgaatattccatcccatatacatcatcatcatccagatga